In Roseibium algicola, the DNA window TTGAAGCGGCTCGGGCCTGAGATGGCCGCTTAGGGCATGAGGTGATGCAGGGGAGCGTCAGCGCTCCTCTGCGGTCTGGCTCCTGCCGGTGAAATCGCTGTGCGGGATCCGCTCAATAAAGCGTTTTCCGGTAGGTCTCCTCCAGCGCAGCATCCAGCTTCTGCATTTCCTTTTCATCCGGCGCGCCGGTCGTCTGGTCCAGAATGATCTTGGAAAGCGATGGCATTTCGCTGCGGTCCTGCTGGTGTTCGGGATCCCAGAGGTGTGAGCGCCGGAACGCCTTGGCGCAATGCAGGAAGACCTCGCTCACCTTCACGACAATGGCGAGCTTGGGCGCACGGTCCTTCACGCTCATGGTTTGAAGAAGATCCGGATCGGTTACAAGCGTTGCCCTGCCGTTGACGCGCAAGGTCTCGTCAAACCCGGGAACCAGGAACAGGAGCCCGACATTCGGGTTGGCGACAATATTGGCCAGACTGTCGAGGCGGTTGTTTCCCGGACGGTCCGGAATGGCAAGCGTTTGCGGGTCGAGAACCTTGACGAAGCCGACCGGATCGCCGCGCGGACTGACATCCGCCTTGCCGTCCGTGTTCTGCGTGCCGAGGCACAGAAACGGCGAGCGGGCGATGAAGTCCCGAGCATGCTTGTCCAGTGCGCCCAGGCACTTTTTTGCTGCCAGCGGCGATAGCTCGGAATAGTGGCTCCGGAGCGTTTCCTCATCCGAAATGACGAACTCCGGTTTGATCTTGTAGGCTTCCATCACGCTATCCCTCGACCTTGATCCCTGTGTGGCCCAGCACTGCCGGTCTTCGCCCGGCGGCTGATCCTGCGTTCGACTTGCCGAACACTGGGCCAATCTGCGTGGAAGGTAGCATAAACTGAGGTGCGTACATCAGGAATTGATGGGCTGCTCGTCGTAAGGTCGTAAGGTCGTAAGGTCGCAAGGGGCGGGCGGGGCACGTGATGCCCAACCCGTTGTTGCCGTCTGACCCGTGCGATGAAGCGTTTGCAGGGGCTGGTGCTAGTCCAGTCTGACCGCTTCGATCCTGCCTTCCAGCATATGCGGCAGGTAAAGGACGTCATCGTGGGCGGAAATATCGGCAAGGCCGGCTGGTTCGCTCATGATCTCGTTCGATTTACCGTCAGCATCAATCTTGAAGACCTTGCCGTTGATCCAGTCGTTGAGGACGAGCTTGCCGTTCAGCCGTGCGATGCCATCGATGTTGCCGATGTCCCGCGCCGCGACGCTGATAGCCTTGGTGGCAGGATCAATGGCAAGCAGGCTGCCGGGTGC includes these proteins:
- a CDS encoding pyridoxamine 5'-phosphate oxidase family protein, giving the protein MEAYKIKPEFVISDEETLRSHYSELSPLAAKKCLGALDKHARDFIARSPFLCLGTQNTDGKADVSPRGDPVGFVKVLDPQTLAIPDRPGNNRLDSLANIVANPNVGLLFLVPGFDETLRVNGRATLVTDPDLLQTMSVKDRAPKLAIVVKVSEVFLHCAKAFRRSHLWDPEHQQDRSEMPSLSKIILDQTTGAPDEKEMQKLDAALEETYRKTLY